In one window of Mytilus galloprovincialis chromosome 6, xbMytGall1.hap1.1, whole genome shotgun sequence DNA:
- the LOC143078840 gene encoding uncharacterized protein LOC143078840 → MSHNSKYYTKKLKAADGSKCRKLEAFGFKKSFLLPSDETSEIPAVPSPPSVSEFQPCKDDNEPIASVTDHVTNEIQIQSEAVSSESETCNDPDPCVTDNESQSSSSSCQVSDARKFSSLKYENKYPWLYHSAQGYLCKYCELFGGTCVNAREFVNIAVGLGTHPTRKLEKHQSSEKHIFSVERYAQFSAKVNVLDEIKKHSESTKEANRSVLKKLFRCLYFMIRQKWAVTENFESFVRFIAELGVEDLQRHISNSEFTKVTYMSSKIVTQMTTLLSDLIESSLLNSLRTEKFALLADESTDNANRMQLSVMARWNMGGNVNDHYMGLIHLDRARAEDICKSLQSFFVGKNIPIENMRFMAFDGCNTMSGEEKGLQRRMRHLSPLSFYINCRNHKLALCLKHLAKDIPLLAELDKTLLCLWKMFEYSPLKAGVFRVFQETYGLKPMVLIKASMTRWLSHLHACLRVIERYETIVDTLDSLYNDLKEPEIFGVRHILTRKDVVAMMLLLCDVLKPVNILNLCLQSENVNFTNLDQNVQKTIDALHEIKDKYQNNNYQDTEFAKIDTLMNIITERTALGRRVRGAVENLVPQQFLLNTGIPFIFKLTNEIQDAFHSTPLLKAFGALDPRNLPEADDLQDYGNEEYQRLADFYGQPKEDIYNGHTTVVRSDIDIPAVAFNELKVFKPQLLMMSLK, encoded by the exons ATGTctcataattcaaaatattacaCAAAGAAGCTAAAGGCGGCGGACGGTAGTAAATGCCGGAAGCTGGAAGCTTTTGGATTCAAAAAGTCGTTTCTACTTCCTTCTGATGAAACAAGTGAAATTCCAGCTGTTCCATCTCCGCCATCCGTCTCTGAGTTTCAACCATGTAAAGATGACAATGAACCTATAGCTAGTGTAACTGATCATGTTACAAAtgaaattcaaattcaaagtgAAGCTGTTTCATCTGAGTCTGAAACATGTAATGATCCTGACCCTTGTGTAACTGATAATGAGTCACAGTCTTCCTCCTCTTCTTGTCAAGTTTCTGATGCCAGAAAATTTAGCTCTCTGAAATATGAGAACAAATATCCCTGGTTGTATCACAGTGCTCAAGGATACTTGTGTAAATACTGTGAACTATTTGGTGGAACATGTGTAAATGCACGTGAATTTGTTAATATTGCTGTTGGTCTTGGGACCCATCCAACCAGAAAACTTGAAAAACATCAGTCAagtgaaaaacatattttttcggTTGAAAGATATGCCCAGTTCAGTGCAAAGGTAAATGTTTTAGACGAAATAAAAAAACATTCTGAAAGTACCAAGGAGGCAAACAGGTCAGTGCTGAAAAAACTATTTCGCTGTCTGTACTTCATGATAAGACAAAAATGGGCCGTAACTGAAAACTTCGAAAGTTTCGTTCGTTTTATTGCTGAGCTTGGGGTGGAGGATTTACAAAGACATATTTCAAACTCTGAGTTTACTAAAGTTACCTACATGAGTTCAAAAATTGTAACTCAAATGACCACGCTGTTAAGCGATCTGATTGAATCATCACTACTCAACTCTTTAAGAACAGAAAAATTTGCATTATTGGCAGATGAATCAACTGACAATGCTAACCGCATGCAACTATCAGTCATGGCGAGATGGAATATGGGTGGAAATGTAAATGACCACTACATGGGGCTGATCCACCTGGACAGGGCAAGGGCAGAAGATATCTGCAAATCCCTTCAGTCATTCTTTGTAGGAAAGAATATTCCAATAGAAAACATGAGATTTATGGCATTTGATGGCTGTAACACAATGAGTGGCGAAGAAAAAG GTCTGCAGAGGAGAATGAGACACCTTTCACCATTGTCATTTTATATAAACTGCAGGAACCATAAGCTGGCTTTGTGTCTCAAACACTTGGCGAAAGATATTCCCCTACTTGCTGAATTGGACAAGACGCTTCTCTGTCTTTGGAAGATGTTTGAATACTCACCTTTAAAGGCAGGCGTTTTCAGAGTATTCCAAGAAACATATGGCCTAAAACCTATGGTACTAATCAAAGCATCCATGACTAGGTGGCTGTCGCACCTTCATGCATGTCTTAGGGTAATTGAGAGATATGAAACCATTGTTGACACCCTTGATTCATTGTATAATGATCTCAAAGAACCCGAGATCTTTGGAGTCAGACATATCTTAACACGGAAAGATGTTGTGGCCATGATGTTATTATTATGTGATGTACTAAAGCCAGTCAACATATTAAATCTTTGCTTGCAATCCGAAAATGTGAATTTTACAAATTTGGACCAAAATGTTCAGAAAACCATTGATGCATTGCATGAAATTAAAGATAAATATCAAAACAACAATTATCAGGACACTGAATTTGCCAAAATTGACACTTTAATGAATATCATAACAGAAAGAACTGCCCTTGGTAGGCGTGTCCGAGGAGCTGTGGAAAACCTTGTGCCACAACAGTTTCTTCTGAACACAGGCATTCCATTTATCTTTAAGTTAACTAATGAAATCCAAGATGCATTCCATTCTACTCCTCTACTGAAAGCTTTTGGAGCATTGGATCCAAGGAATTTACCTGAAGCAGATGATCTACAAGATTATGGCAAT GAAGAATATCAGAGACTTGCTGATTTTTATGGGCAACCCAAGGAGGATATTTACAATGGCCATACAACAGTGGTTAGATCTGACATAGATATTCCAGCTGTTGCCTTCAATGAGCTGAAGGTCTTTAAACCACAACTGTTGATGATGAG CTTGAAATAA